In the genome of Bacillus thuringiensis, the window AGCAGTAGAGTCGTTCATTATAAGGCGCACCGTTAAAAATAAAAAAGATCCTCTTCTTATGAGAAGAGGATCTTTTCTTATAGCGTTTTAGTCTTTGGACTAGGTGGTGTAACGGATGTATTATTTTCTGGAACTCTAGTGAGTAAGAATCCACCGATAATAAACAATACAATAATACTAAGAACACCAGCGTTTGTTTTTCCTGTTAATTGCGTTGTAACACCGACTAATACCGGGCCCATAATTGCGGCGAACTTACCAAAGATATTATAAAATCCGAAGAACTCATTAGCAGATTCTTTTGGTACTAGTTTTGCAAAGTATGAACGACTTAGTGCTTGAATACCACCTTGAGATGTAGCAACTAACATTGCTAAAATCCAAAAATCAAGTGTCGTTTTTAAGAAATAAGCATATGTGCAAATAATGATATAAATAATGATACCGACATATAACATTTTTTTACCAGTAAATGTTTCAGATAGTTTTCCATATAGTAACGCAAATGGACAAGCGACAATTTGTGTTACAAATAATATGATTAATAGATTCGTTGCACTAATACCGAGATCGGTTCCGTAAGCTGTAGACATAGTAATAATTGTATCGACTCCGTCAATATAGAAAAAGTAAGCAATTAGAAACATAAATACAGTTTTATATTCTTTAATATTTTTAAAAGTATCAGCAAGACGTTTGAAGCTCATTTTAATAGGTCTTGGATGACGCTCAATATAGTGTGTTTGCTCTACGTTTTTAAGCATTGGAATTGTAAATAACCCCCACCAAAGAGCAGTTATCGCGAATGAAATTTGACTAGCAATGCCAACTGATAAAGGGATAGTTCCTTTTTGAGCAAGAATAATAAGAGCGATACAACCGATAAAAGGAATAGTACTCCCAATATAGCCTAAAGCGAAACCTCTTGTAGAAATTCGATCCATTCTATCTTCAGAAGTGACATCTACTAAAAATGCATCATAAAAAATGTTTGCCCCAGCAAAACCAACTAATGCGAGCATATAGCATCCTAATAATAAGTACCATTGAGATGTTGGAACGACTGCTAACATACTTGTAAATACGATACCAAGTCCAAAGAAGAATGTGAAAAATCGTTTTTTAAATCCTTTATAATCAGCAACTGTGCCGAGAATAGGAGCAAGTATAGAAATTAAAAGTGTAGCGAACGAGTTTGCATATCCCCAATATGCTGTTGAAGTTGCACCAGATAGCCCGGCTTCTTTTGCAGCTGCTTTAAAGTAAATTGGAAATAATGCAGTTGTAATGACGAGCGAATATACCGAGTTCGCCCAATCGTATAATATCCAGCTTTTTTCTTGTCTGGACATTTTTTTCATATAGTGTTCCCCCTTAAATTTGTTCTACTAACAGTGTACAAAAATAAAAATTATAAAAAGAGAAACAGTGATGATTTTTACAGAACTTTTACATATATACACAGTTCTTTACAATTGGAGTAAATCCTCTACAATTGATCCGTCTGTTTCGCCTAAGTGTAAACCGAGTAGTCTAGCGATAGTTGGACCTTCATCAATAAGTCTCATATACGGGACGGTAACGCCGGTTTTTATTCCTTTTCCAGCAGCGATAAAAATTGTTTCATAGTTAGGTTTTGTTGGAGAATATCCATGCGTACCAAATGTATATTTTTTACTAGGCGTAACATCTTTTTCAGTAATTTCTTTTATAAAATCTCCTGTATAGTTTTCAGTGAAATAATACCCCTCTTGCGCTTCTAACATAAATAAACAATTACCATCTGCACCGCAGTCTTTCGCAGCTTCATCATGAAGTATAAATTCAATTCCATTCTGTTTATTTTGCAGCAGTTCTTCAAGGAGTAGTTGTACTTCTCGAATTGTATCCGTATCATTTTTGTCTTTCACATATACATAGGCAGACCCGTCGCAACTTTGACAATAGGCCTTCCAATCTACTAATAGCCCTTTTTTATTTATAGATACGAGGCCTTTTTGTTGGAATAGCACATTTAATTGAATTGCTTTGTTTTCACTTAAAGCGCTATGGTCACCAAGAGCGATAATTGTACTCTCTTCGTATAGGTCACTGTCTTTTAAAGTTTGAATAATTTTCCCTAGCCGCTCATCATGTCTATGAATTGCAGCTATTGTTTCGTTAGATTCAAAGCCATGATAATGTCTTTGCGTGTCTAAATCAGTGAAATGTACGAACATAACATTAGGCTTTTTCGTCTGAATGGTGTGTACAGCAGAGGCGAGGACGAAATCATCCAGCTCTGGTTGTGATAAACCATTTCTTATATGGCCGAAACGACGATTTAAATCTAATTGGTATAGTGGGCTACCGCTAAATAAGGAAACTAACACTTGATTTTGCCACGGTCTATTGGGGAAAATTTCTGGTAAATTGTAATCAATGTTTGCTCTCCCAGTAACAGGCCATAGAAGGGCAGCTGTCGTTAAATTTGCTTTACGCGCTTCATCATACAATGTTGTTCCTTTTATCGATTTTCGGTACCAATGCCAATCAGGTGATTCACGTCCTGGTTGAAGTAACGTATTACTAACAACACCGTGCTTGTTAGGGTAATTACCGGTTACGATTGTTGAGTGGCTTGGATATGTTACAGAAGGATAAATTGGTTCTACTTTTTCGACAACCGTGCCCTTTTTTATTAGAGATTGGAAATGAGGTAGTTTTTGTAGTATAGGAAAATCTAAAGCTGATAAACAGTCGAATGATAAAATAATGACACGATTCGTTAATGCTTTATCCATAAAGTAATCCTCCTAATTATATAAAACCTATTCTTATATATTACTATTAATACCTAGTAATAAAAATATGTTTTCGAATAAAATTTATTGTTTATTTTCAGAAAAATTAAACATATAATAAGTATAAGGGAATCTACGGACGGAGGGAATAGTATGGACTGGTTAGATGGATTCGGTATATTTTACATCATTGGTGGCATCACAATTCTCCTTGTATTTGCTATTTCATATTTACTAAAGAAACGTTTTCCAGACAAACAGTTTGATATTATATTTGCACTGATTGTAATACTTCTTTGCTTAGCATCATTTCCTGTTACCATGATGGTTATTGGTGGGTGGGAAGGAATGGGATATGGATTTATTGGTTTCTTCGTTCTACTAGGTACACTTATTGGTATGATTGCACATCAACTTGTAAAAATCTCTCGAAAAAGCTACGTATAAAACTGTAAAAAATGAAAAGAATATATAATAATAAGAAAATTAGCTATTGTTTTAAAAAAGAATTTGTATTATGATAATCAACAAATTTATTTCGTTATAACGATGAAAAAGGACTAGTACATATTCAACCTTTTTAGTAGAGAGAGAATCCGCCAGGCTGAAAGATTCTTAAAAAGGCAATATAGAACCTGCCTTTGAGTTCTGCATATGCAGCGGGAATTTCCCGTTATCAAAAAGAGAGCATGCGCAATTTTTGTGCATGAATCAGGGTGGTAACGCCGGCAAAGCTCGGTCCCTATTTAGGGACGCGGGCTTTTTTGTATTTTCTAGAAGGAGGAAGACTGACTATGGCAAAAGAACAAGTGCAAGCCATTACGAAGATGGAAGAGGACTTTGCGCAGTGGTATACCGATATTGTAAAAAAAGCCGAACTTGTTGATTATTCAAGTGTAAAAGGGTGCATGATTTTACGTCCGTATGGTTATGCCTTATGGGAGAATATGCAGAAGGTGATGGATGAGAAGTTAAAAGAAACTGGCCATGAAAATGTATATATGCCAATGTTTATCCCAGAGAGTTTATTGCAAAAAGAGAAGGATCATGTTGAAGGATTTGCTCCTGAAGTAGCATGGGTTACGCATGGCGGGGATGAAAAGTTAGCGGAAAGACTTTGTGTACGTCCTACATCTGAAACTTTATTCTGTGAGCACTTTTCAAAAATTGTGCAATCCTATAATGATTTGCCAAAGTTATATAATCAGTGGTGTTCAGTAGTTCGTTGGGAGAAGACAACTAGACCATTCCTTCGTACGACTGAATTTTTATGGCAAGAGGGTCATACAATCCATGAAACGGCAGAAGAATCGCAGGCTGAAACATTAAATATTTTAAACTTATATGCTTCTTTCTGTGAGGATTATTTAGCGATACCAGTTATTAAAGGACAAAAAACAGAAAAAGAGAAGTTTGCTGGAGCAAAGGAAACTTATACAATTGAAAGTTTAATGCATGATGGAAAAGCGCTTCAAACAGGAACCTCTCATAACTTTGGGACGAATTTCTCAGAAGCATTTGATATTAAGTTTTTAGATCGTAACGGTAAATGGCAATATGTGCACCAAACATCTTGGGGTGTATCAACAAGAATGATAGGCGGGCTAATAATGGTTCATAGCGATAATAATGGACTTGTAATGCCACCAAAAGTCGCTCCAGTGCAAGTTGTTATTGTACCAATTGCTCAGCATAAAGAAGGAGTTTTAGCAAAAGCAACAGAGTTACAAGGACATATTCAAAAGGTTGCACGAGTAAAAATAGATGCTAGTAATAAAACGCCTGGTTGGAAATTTAATGAGTATGAAATGAAGGGTATTCCAATTCGATTAGAAGTTGGCCCTAAAGATATTGAAAAGAATCAAGTTGTACTTGTAAGAAGAGATACGAAGGAAAAAGAGTTTGTACCGATGGATCAATTAGAAGAACGTATTCCAGCATTACTTGAAGAAATTCATAGTTCTTTATTTAATAAAGCAAAAGCATTTCGCGATGAGAATACGTATGCTGTGACAAATTTCGAAGAGATGAAAAAAGTAGCTGACGAAAAGCAAGGCTTTATTAAAGCAATGTGGTGCGGGGAATTGGCTTGTGAAGAGAAACTAAAAGAAGAAGTGGGAGTATCATCACGTTGTATGCCTTTTGAGCAAGAGCATTTAGCTGAAGAATGTATTTGTTGTGGTAAAGAAGCTAAACAAATGGTGTATTGGGGAAAAGCGTATTAATACTCTTTTGATAGGTGATAAAAAGGACTTTAGGCTGCATAATAAAATGCAATCCAAAGCCCTTTTTAGTTTTATACAGTATTTCATGTATTCTTTAGATGGAAGGATGTTGTTCTTATTTTACGTTTTTACGACGAATAAACAGTAACATACCAATTAGGAATGTTGAAAGACCCATTAAAATAGATATAGGGTAATGCGTTGCAGTATTAGGTAATTTATCACCTTGTTTTTTTGTATTATCTTTTACATTACCACCTTGAGAACCGTTGTCCTTCTGAGAATTGCTATCGCCTTTAACACGATTGCCACCTTGAGAGCCGTTGCCACCTTGAGAGCCGTTGCCACCTTGAGAGCCGTTGCCACCTTGAGAGCCGTTGCCACCTTGAGAGCCGTTGCCACCTTGAGAGCCGTTGCCACCTTGAGAGCCGTTGCCACCTTGAGAGCCGTTGCCACCTTGAGAGCCGTTGCCACCTTGAGAGCCGTTGCCACCTTGAGAGCCGTTGCCACCTTGAGAGCCGTTGCCACCTTGAGAGCCGTTGCCACCTTGAGAGCCGTTGCCACCTTGAGAGCCGTTGCCACCAGAGCCACTGCCACCAGAGCCATTGCCACCTTGAGAGCCGTTGCCACCAGAGCCACTGCCACCAGAGCCATTGCCACCTTGAGAGCCGTTGCCACCAGAGCCACTGCCACCAGAGCCATTGCCACCTTGAGAGCCGTTGCCACCAGAGCCACTGCCACCAGAGCCATTGCCACCAGAGCCGCTGCCACCAGAACCGTTGCCACCGGAACCACTGCCACCAGAGCCGTTGCCACCAGAGCCGTTGCCACCAGAACCACTGCCACCAGAACCGTTGCCACCGGAACCACTGCCGTCAGAGCCATTGCCGCCAGAGCCATTACCGCCGGAACCACTGCCACCAGAGCCGTTGCCACCGGAACCACTGCCACCAGAGCCGTTGCCACCGGAACCACTGCCGTCAGAGCCATTGCCGCCAGAGCCATTACCGCCGGAACCACTGCCACCAGAGCCGTTGCCACCAGAGCCGTTGCCACCGGAACCACTGCCGTCAGAGCCATTGCCGCCAGAGCCATTACCGCCGGAACCACTGCCACCAGAGCCGTTGCCACCAGAGCCGTTGCCACCGGAACCACTGCCGTCAGAGCCATTGCCGCCAGAGCCATTACCGCCGGAACCACTGCCACCAGAACCGTTACCGCCGGAACCGTTACCACCAGAGCCATTACCGCCGGAACCACTGCCGTCAGAGCCACTGCCACCAGAACCACTATCGTCCTGAGAACCGTTATTTCCTGGAGGTTTATTATTATCCTTTAAATTTCCTTCTGCAAAATGATCGCTATTTTGTACAATAGCGTTTGTTAATGGTTGGAAGTTTTCAGTTGCAGCATTACCGATATTTAAACCGCTAAAAAAAGATAAAGAGAGTGTTGATGCTAAAATGAAGATTTTCGTCATGGTTTTCCTCCTAAGAAATTAATATTCCATCTAAAATACATCCCTTTGTAATATTTCTTAGGAAAAAGAGTTTTATGCAAAAAAAACTATATATAGAAAAAGGTGGTGTATTTGTCAAAGCAGAAAAGAGTTAATGTAGATTTCCTACAAATAGTAGAGGCGGAGAATTTACATTCATAACGGTAGAGGAAGTGGCAGTAGATGAAAGAGTACATAGCGTTTGATATTGGCGGTACGCAAATTAAGTATGGCATTGTTTCAGAAATAGGGAGAGTATTAAAGTGTAAAACAGTTGCAACAGAAATTCATTTAGGCGGAGAACAAATTATTCAAAAACTTATATATGTATCCAAAAAAATAATGAATGAACATACTATTGCAGGAATTGGTATTAGCACTGCGGGAATTGTTGATATTAATAAAGGAATTGTGACGGGAGGTGCGGATCATATTCCGGGATATAGTACTATTCCTATTATTGATAGGTTGCAAGAGATATTAAAAGTTCCAGTATCGATTGACAATGATGTGAATTGTGCAGCGTTTGGAGAAAAGTGGAATGGTAGTGGAAGAGAGAAAGCGAACTTTATTATGCTCACCCTTGGAACAGGGATTGGGGGAGCGATTTTTATAGATGGAGAATTGTACCGAGGCCATTCATTTAGTGCTGGTGAATGGGGGAATATGTTAATAGAAGGAAAACCGTTTGAAGAGGTTTCCTCGATTTCAGGATTAATTCGTCTTGTCAGAAAATATAAAGGCAAAGGCGAGTGGAATGGGAAAAGAATTTTCGAGTTGTATGATAAAGGAGATCGGGAAGTTGCTCAAGCAGTTGGGATCTTCTTTAAACATTTGGCAATCGGAATTAGTAATCTTGCTTATATTTTCAATCCAGAAACGATTATTATTGGTGGAGGAATTACTGATAGAGGAAATGAGTTTTTAAAAGAAGTAAAAGAAGAGATCAGTAAATACTTAAATCAAGAGATTTATAATAATTGTGAGATTGAACTTGCACAAAACGGTAATTGTGCAGGAATGATTGGTGCTATTTACCACTTCTTACATCATCATAAGTAAATTATATGAATGTTTTCATATAACTGAGAATTTATCCTTTTTATCGCTAGGTAAATAATGCTACAATATAAGAGAAGAATACAATATTTTCCGATTTGGAAAATGCTTTGTAGAAAGGGAGAAACTTCATGCCTATTATTTTAGAAAAAGGTCAAAAGATCGATTTAACGAAAGGACAACCAAAAGTAGCAAAACTACAGGTTGGCTTAGGCTGGGATCCAATTGGGCAATCAGGTGGATTTCTGTCTTCATTATTTGGAAGTAAACCAAATGTAGATTGTGATGCATCTGTTGTTATGTTAGAAGGAGATCGTTTTTTAAACAAAAATGATTTAGTTTACTTCGGAAATAAACTTTCTACTTGTGGTAGTATTATTCATTCAGGAGATAATTTAACAGGCGAAGGCGCTGGTGATGACGAAACAATTTTCGTAGAATTACATAAAGTTCCAAGCCGTATTAATCGTTTAGTATTCGTTGTAAATATTTATGACTGTGTAAATCGTCGTCAAGATTTCGGGATGATTCGTAATGCATATATTCGTATTCAAAACCCGCAAACTGGTGAAGAATTAGCACGCTATAATTTATCGGATAATTATGCTGGCAAAACGACTCTAATTGCAGGTGAAATGTATCGTTACGGAAGTGAATGGAAGTTTTCAGCAGTTGGAGAAGGAACACAAGATAAAAACTTAAGTGAGATTGTATCACGTTATCAATAAAATAACCGAGGAGGAATTGTATATGGCATCAATTTCATTGAAAAAAGGACAAAAGGTAGACTTAACAAAAACGAATCCAGGTCTTTCGAAAGTTCTTGTAGGACTTGGTTGGGATACGAATCGTTATGACGGACAAAACGATTTCGACTTAGATGTTAGTATTTTCTTAGTAGGTGCGAATGGTAAAGTTTCAGGAGCTGAAGATTTCGTCTTCTATAATAATCCAAAAGGTGCGAATGGTTCTGTAGAGCATTTAGGAGATAACCGCACTGGCGAAGGTGAAGGCGATGACGAAGCGATTAAAGTAGATTTGAAAAATGTTCCTGCTCACATCGAACGTATTTGTTTTACAATTACAATTTATGATGGAGAAGGCCGTAGCCAAAACTTCGGACAAGTTTCTAATTCTTTCGTACGTATTCTTGATGAAGAAAAGAATGCAGAATTAATTCGTTACGATTTAGGAGAAGATTTCTCTATTGAAACAGCCGTAGTAGTAGGTGAATTATACCGTCATGCAGGTGACTGGAAATTCAATGCAATCGGAAGTGGATTCCAAGGTGGATTAGCGTCTCTATGTAATAACTTTGGTTTAGATGTAGAGTAATAGATTTGATTTATATATCCATCGGTGAAATGCGTGTTTACCGATGGATATATTTTTAAAGATAAAAATATAGAGGTGAATATAGATGGTTATTCAATTACAAAAAGGACAGAAAATCGATTTAGGCAAGACAAGCCCTGGTTTAACAAAAGCAGTAATTGGTCTTGGATGGGATATTAAATCTTATGACGGTGGATCAGATTTCGATTTAGATGCATCTGCCTTTTTATTAGATGCAAACGGAAAATGTACGAAGGAAACTGATTTTATTTTCTATAATAATTTACAGTCTCCTTGTGGATCTGTTTTACATACAGGAGATAACCGTACAGGCGAAGGCGAAGGCGACGATGAGCAACTTGTTGTAGATTTGAAGAAGGTTCCAGCAGACGTTCATAAAATTGCTATTACAGTTACGATTTATGATGCAGAAGGCCGTAGTCAAAACTTTGGGCAAGTAGGAAATGCATTTGTTCGTTTAGCAAATGAAGAGACGAATGAAGAAGTTCTTCGTTTTGATTTAGGGGAAGATTTCTCCATCGAAACAGCAGTTGTCTTTTGTGAATTATACCGTCATAATGGACAGTGGAAGTTTAATGCAGTAGGAAGTGGATTCCAAGGTGGTTTAGGTGCGCTTGTAAGAGCGTATGGCTTGGATGCATAGAAAGGAAACGATATTCGTTTCCTTTTTTTGACCTTTCTATAAATCTAGCAAAGAATAGGGGATAAAGGTAAGATGAGTATTTTGCAAGGAATCCTTGATACGTATGCTCAGTTTTTCGACTTGGACATGTGGATTAAAGTGTTGCAAGATCCAGTATCTTGGGGATTAATAGGTACACTTGTTGTACTTGAAGGGTTGTTATCTGCTGATAACGCACTTGTGTTAGCGGTAATGGTAAAACACCTTCCGGAAGAAAAACGTAAAAAAGCATTATTCTATGGA includes:
- a CDS encoding MFS transporter, which gives rise to MKKMSRQEKSWILYDWANSVYSLVITTALFPIYFKAAAKEAGLSGATSTAYWGYANSFATLLISILAPILGTVADYKGFKKRFFTFFFGLGIVFTSMLAVVPTSQWYLLLGCYMLALVGFAGANIFYDAFLVDVTSEDRMDRISTRGFALGYIGSTIPFIGCIALIILAQKGTIPLSVGIASQISFAITALWWGLFTIPMLKNVEQTHYIERHPRPIKMSFKRLADTFKNIKEYKTVFMFLIAYFFYIDGVDTIITMSTAYGTDLGISATNLLIILFVTQIVACPFALLYGKLSETFTGKKMLYVGIIIYIIICTYAYFLKTTLDFWILAMLVATSQGGIQALSRSYFAKLVPKESANEFFGFYNIFGKFAAIMGPVLVGVTTQLTGKTNAGVLSIIVLFIIGGFLLTRVPENNTSVTPPSPKTKTL
- a CDS encoding YesK-like family protein, with translation MDWLDGFGIFYIIGGITILLVFAISYLLKKRFPDKQFDIIFALIVILLCLASFPVTMMVIGGWEGMGYGFIGFFVLLGTLIGMIAHQLVKISRKSYV
- a CDS encoding ectonucleotide pyrophosphatase/phosphodiesterase, which produces MDKALTNRVIILSFDCLSALDFPILQKLPHFQSLIKKGTVVEKVEPIYPSVTYPSHSTIVTGNYPNKHGVVSNTLLQPGRESPDWHWYRKSIKGTTLYDEARKANLTTAALLWPVTGRANIDYNLPEIFPNRPWQNQVLVSLFSGSPLYQLDLNRRFGHIRNGLSQPELDDFVLASAVHTIQTKKPNVMFVHFTDLDTQRHYHGFESNETIAAIHRHDERLGKIIQTLKDSDLYEESTIIALGDHSALSENKAIQLNVLFQQKGLVSINKKGLLVDWKAYCQSCDGSAYVYVKDKNDTDTIREVQLLLEELLQNKQNGIEFILHDEAAKDCGADGNCLFMLEAQEGYYFTENYTGDFIKEITEKDVTPSKKYTFGTHGYSPTKPNYETIFIAAGKGIKTGVTVPYMRLIDEGPTIARLLGLHLGETDGSIVEDLLQL
- a CDS encoding TerD family protein — its product is MVIQLQKGQKIDLGKTSPGLTKAVIGLGWDIKSYDGGSDFDLDASAFLLDANGKCTKETDFIFYNNLQSPCGSVLHTGDNRTGEGEGDDEQLVVDLKKVPADVHKIAITVTIYDAEGRSQNFGQVGNAFVRLANEETNEEVLRFDLGEDFSIETAVVFCELYRHNGQWKFNAVGSGFQGGLGALVRAYGLDA
- a CDS encoding ROK family protein, translated to MKEYIAFDIGGTQIKYGIVSEIGRVLKCKTVATEIHLGGEQIIQKLIYVSKKIMNEHTIAGIGISTAGIVDINKGIVTGGADHIPGYSTIPIIDRLQEILKVPVSIDNDVNCAAFGEKWNGSGREKANFIMLTLGTGIGGAIFIDGELYRGHSFSAGEWGNMLIEGKPFEEVSSISGLIRLVRKYKGKGEWNGKRIFELYDKGDREVAQAVGIFFKHLAIGISNLAYIFNPETIIIGGGITDRGNEFLKEVKEEISKYLNQEIYNNCEIELAQNGNCAGMIGAIYHFLHHHK
- a CDS encoding TerD family protein yields the protein MPIILEKGQKIDLTKGQPKVAKLQVGLGWDPIGQSGGFLSSLFGSKPNVDCDASVVMLEGDRFLNKNDLVYFGNKLSTCGSIIHSGDNLTGEGAGDDETIFVELHKVPSRINRLVFVVNIYDCVNRRQDFGMIRNAYIRIQNPQTGEELARYNLSDNYAGKTTLIAGEMYRYGSEWKFSAVGEGTQDKNLSEIVSRYQ
- the proS gene encoding proline--tRNA ligase, which gives rise to MAKEQVQAITKMEEDFAQWYTDIVKKAELVDYSSVKGCMILRPYGYALWENMQKVMDEKLKETGHENVYMPMFIPESLLQKEKDHVEGFAPEVAWVTHGGDEKLAERLCVRPTSETLFCEHFSKIVQSYNDLPKLYNQWCSVVRWEKTTRPFLRTTEFLWQEGHTIHETAEESQAETLNILNLYASFCEDYLAIPVIKGQKTEKEKFAGAKETYTIESLMHDGKALQTGTSHNFGTNFSEAFDIKFLDRNGKWQYVHQTSWGVSTRMIGGLIMVHSDNNGLVMPPKVAPVQVVIVPIAQHKEGVLAKATELQGHIQKVARVKIDASNKTPGWKFNEYEMKGIPIRLEVGPKDIEKNQVVLVRRDTKEKEFVPMDQLEERIPALLEEIHSSLFNKAKAFRDENTYAVTNFEEMKKVADEKQGFIKAMWCGELACEEKLKEEVGVSSRCMPFEQEHLAEECICCGKEAKQMVYWGKAY
- a CDS encoding TerD family protein, with the translated sequence MASISLKKGQKVDLTKTNPGLSKVLVGLGWDTNRYDGQNDFDLDVSIFLVGANGKVSGAEDFVFYNNPKGANGSVEHLGDNRTGEGEGDDEAIKVDLKNVPAHIERICFTITIYDGEGRSQNFGQVSNSFVRILDEEKNAELIRYDLGEDFSIETAVVVGELYRHAGDWKFNAIGSGFQGGLASLCNNFGLDVE